The Arachis hypogaea cultivar Tifrunner chromosome 16, arahy.Tifrunner.gnm2.J5K5, whole genome shotgun sequence genome contains a region encoding:
- the LOC112758716 gene encoding putative lysine-specific demethylase JMJ16 isoform X3, which produces MKEFNDTLKYIASIRSSAEPYGICRIVPPTRWKPPCSLEEKNLWEGSEFVAQIQRIDGIQVQHAEENVASSCEDTKAKRRRVTPVDLDSHLANASTCTINSQGVEDCVSEPCPKFSLETFKNFADEFKIQYFDYKGKNKNVGSDLNLATNQHKWEPSVENIEGEYGRIVQNPTEKIEVLHGNTLEAEGFSSGFPTAADSGEEHISPEYLKSGWNLNNINSLPGSLLSFESSGASHNFGHRIHVGMCFTLQKWKVEEHHLYLLSYLHLGEPKVWYSIPRRYAANYETIRKKYLSGLHARQPDIDDNLMMQLSCFILKAEGIPVYRCVQYPREFVLVFPGAYHSGFDCGFNCSESVNFAPLEWLLHGLNVVELYCEKRKKTLISYDKLLLGGAKEAVRARWEIDLCMNDMTDKLTCKDAYQRNGILAKALDARVKSESIKREYLCSSLKSQRMDESFDTCIKRECGICLCDLHLSAVHCLCSEDKFACLDHAKQLCPCSWSNKILLYRYEISELNVLCQALEGKLSAVYKWAKEYLGLRFQSVASNRSKQMKQNEAASGIVGNPRGNCISSFSITPKEKTKAKEKTLGGRPPRSCANGGTNSTSIKTDMKAPVGKPTTSKKVQRDQKVSTVSSVTNSRYLSFLQQNTLVEVPSDSCSSSSSESDNA; this is translated from the exons ATGAAGGAATTCAATGACACCCTCAAATATATTGCAAGCATACGATCTAGCGCAGAGCCTTATGGAATTTGTCGTATTGTACCTCCTACTCGCTGGAAACCACCATGTTCTCTTGAGGAAAAGAACTTATGGGAAGGCTCTGAATTTGTTGCTCAAATTCAACGAATAGATGGAATCCAAGTTCAGCATGCAGAAGAAAATGTGGCTAGTTCTTGTGAAGATACAAAGGCTAAGAGAAGAAGGGTGACACCAGTAGATTTGGACTCTCATCTTGCGAATGCAAGCACTTGCACCATAAATAGTCAGGGTGTTGAAGATTGTGTCTCTGAACCCTGTCCTAAATTCAGTCTCGAGACGTTTAAGAATTTTGCTGATGAATTCAAAATCCAGTACTTTGATTACAAGGGCAAGAATAAGAATGTGGGttctgatttaaatttagctACAAATCAACATAAGTGGGAGCCATCTGTGGAGAATATTGAGGGTGAATATGGAAGGATTGTTCAAAATCCAACTGAAAAAATTGAG GTGCTTCATGGTAACACTTTGGAGGCTGAAGGTTTTAGCAGTGGATTTCCTACAGCTGCTGATTCTGGGGAGGAACACATTTCCCCTGAATATTTGAAATCTGGATGGAACTTAAACAACATAAATTCATTGCCtggttctcttctttcttttgaaAGTTCTGGTGCTTCACATAATTTTGGTCATCGAATTCATGTTGGAATGTGCTTCACTCTGCAAAAATGG AAAGTTGAAGAGCACCACTTATACTTATTATCATACCTGCATTTGGGTGAGCCTAAAGTGTGGTATAGCATCCCACGAAGATATGCTGCCAACTATGAAACAATTAGGAAGAAGTATTTATCAGGTCTGCATGCAAGACAGCCTGATATTGATGATAATCTG ATGATGCAGTTATCCTGCTTCATATTGAAGGCAGAGGGCATACCTGTATATCGCTGTGTTCAATATCCTCGTGAGTTTGTTCTTGTCTTCCCAGGAGCATATCATTCTGGATTTGATTGTGGTTTCAATTGTTCTGAATCAGTAAACTTTGCTCCTCTCGAGTGGCTTCTTCATGGACTGAATGTGGTAGAGCTATATTGTGAGAAGAGGAAAAAGACATTAATTTCGTATGATAAACTTTTGCTGGGAGGAGCAAAGGAAGCTGTAAGGGCACGATGGGAAATCGATCTGTGTATGAACGACATGACAGATAAATTAACATGTAAAGATGCGTATCAAAGAAACGGGATCTTAGCAAAAGCTCTGGAT GCTCGTGTTAAGAGCGAAAGTATCAAGAGAGAATACCTATGCAGTTCTTTGAAATCACAAAGAATGGATGAAAGTTTTGACACTTGTATCAAAAGGGAATGCGGCATATGTCTGTGTGATTTACACTTGTCTGCTGTACATTGTTTGTGTTCAGAAGACAAGTTTGCGTGCCTGGATCATGCGAAACAGCTTTGTCCATGCAGTTGGAGCAACAAAATCCTCCTCTACCGTTATGAAATTAGCGAGTTGAATGTTCTTTGTCAAGCTTTGGAAGGAAAGTTAAGTGCAGTCTATAAATGGGCCAAAGAGTATCTTGGATTAAGATTTCAGTCTGTTGCCTCCAATAGATCAAAACAAATGAAACAAAACGAAGCGGCATCAGGAATCGTGGGGAATCCTCGCGGCAATTGTATTAGTTCTTTCAGCATTACCCCAAAAGAGAAGACGAAAGCAAAAGAGAAAACGTTGGGGGGCCGACCTCCTAGATCATGTGCTAATGGAGGAACCAATTCCACCAGTATCAAAACTGATATGAAGGCACCTGTGGGTAAGCCAACAACTTCAAAGAAGGTACAGCGCGATCAGAAAGTATCTACAGTTTCTTCAGTCACCAACTCACGATACTTGTCTTTTCTACAGCAAAATACATTAGTCGAAGTGCCATCTGATAGTTGCTCTTCCTCGTCCTCAGAATCTGACAATGCGTAA
- the LOC112758716 gene encoding putative lysine-specific demethylase JMJ16 isoform X2, producing the protein MQREKPLKKLLFSTQQKRYLPPKPNITVYIMKEFNDTLKYIASIRSSAEPYGICRIVPPTRWKPPCSLEEKNLWEGSEFVAQIQRIDGIQVQHAEENVASSCEDTKAKRRRVTPVDLDSHLANASTCTINSQGVEDCVSEPCPKFSLETFKNFADEFKIQYFDYKGKNKNVGSDLNLATNQHKWEPSVENIEGEYGRIVQNPTEKIEVLHGNTLEAEGFSSGFPTAADSGEEHISPEYLKSGWNLNNINSLPGSLLSFESSGASHNFGHRIHVGMCFTLQKWKVEEHHLYLLSYLHLGEPKVWYSIPRRYAANYETIRKKYLSGLHARQPDIDDNLMMQLSCFILKAEGIPVYRCVQYPREFVLVFPGAYHSGFDCGFNCSESVNFAPLEWLLHGLNVVELYCEKRKKTLISYDKLLLGGAKEAVRARWEIDLCMNDMTDKLTCKDAYQRNGILAKALDARVKSESIKREYLCSSLKSQRMDESFDTCIKRECGICLCDLHLSAVHCLCSEDKFACLDHAKQLCPCSWSNKILLYRYEISELNVLCQALEGKLSAVYKWAKEYLGLRFQSVASNRSKQMKQNEAASGIVGNPRGNCISSFSITPKEKTKAKEKTLGGRPPRSCANGGTNSTSIKTDMKAPVGKPTTSKKVQRDQKVSTVSSVTNSRYLSFLQQNTLVEVPSDSCSSSSSESDNA; encoded by the exons ATGCAACGAGAGAAGCCCTTGAAGAAGCTCCTCTTTTCAACCCAACAGAAGAGGTACCTACCACCTAAACCTAATA TAACTGTGTACATTATGAAGGAATTCAATGACACCCTCAAATATATTGCAAGCATACGATCTAGCGCAGAGCCTTATGGAATTTGTCGTATTGTACCTCCTACTCGCTGGAAACCACCATGTTCTCTTGAGGAAAAGAACTTATGGGAAGGCTCTGAATTTGTTGCTCAAATTCAACGAATAGATGGAATCCAAGTTCAGCATGCAGAAGAAAATGTGGCTAGTTCTTGTGAAGATACAAAGGCTAAGAGAAGAAGGGTGACACCAGTAGATTTGGACTCTCATCTTGCGAATGCAAGCACTTGCACCATAAATAGTCAGGGTGTTGAAGATTGTGTCTCTGAACCCTGTCCTAAATTCAGTCTCGAGACGTTTAAGAATTTTGCTGATGAATTCAAAATCCAGTACTTTGATTACAAGGGCAAGAATAAGAATGTGGGttctgatttaaatttagctACAAATCAACATAAGTGGGAGCCATCTGTGGAGAATATTGAGGGTGAATATGGAAGGATTGTTCAAAATCCAACTGAAAAAATTGAG GTGCTTCATGGTAACACTTTGGAGGCTGAAGGTTTTAGCAGTGGATTTCCTACAGCTGCTGATTCTGGGGAGGAACACATTTCCCCTGAATATTTGAAATCTGGATGGAACTTAAACAACATAAATTCATTGCCtggttctcttctttcttttgaaAGTTCTGGTGCTTCACATAATTTTGGTCATCGAATTCATGTTGGAATGTGCTTCACTCTGCAAAAATGG AAAGTTGAAGAGCACCACTTATACTTATTATCATACCTGCATTTGGGTGAGCCTAAAGTGTGGTATAGCATCCCACGAAGATATGCTGCCAACTATGAAACAATTAGGAAGAAGTATTTATCAGGTCTGCATGCAAGACAGCCTGATATTGATGATAATCTG ATGATGCAGTTATCCTGCTTCATATTGAAGGCAGAGGGCATACCTGTATATCGCTGTGTTCAATATCCTCGTGAGTTTGTTCTTGTCTTCCCAGGAGCATATCATTCTGGATTTGATTGTGGTTTCAATTGTTCTGAATCAGTAAACTTTGCTCCTCTCGAGTGGCTTCTTCATGGACTGAATGTGGTAGAGCTATATTGTGAGAAGAGGAAAAAGACATTAATTTCGTATGATAAACTTTTGCTGGGAGGAGCAAAGGAAGCTGTAAGGGCACGATGGGAAATCGATCTGTGTATGAACGACATGACAGATAAATTAACATGTAAAGATGCGTATCAAAGAAACGGGATCTTAGCAAAAGCTCTGGAT GCTCGTGTTAAGAGCGAAAGTATCAAGAGAGAATACCTATGCAGTTCTTTGAAATCACAAAGAATGGATGAAAGTTTTGACACTTGTATCAAAAGGGAATGCGGCATATGTCTGTGTGATTTACACTTGTCTGCTGTACATTGTTTGTGTTCAGAAGACAAGTTTGCGTGCCTGGATCATGCGAAACAGCTTTGTCCATGCAGTTGGAGCAACAAAATCCTCCTCTACCGTTATGAAATTAGCGAGTTGAATGTTCTTTGTCAAGCTTTGGAAGGAAAGTTAAGTGCAGTCTATAAATGGGCCAAAGAGTATCTTGGATTAAGATTTCAGTCTGTTGCCTCCAATAGATCAAAACAAATGAAACAAAACGAAGCGGCATCAGGAATCGTGGGGAATCCTCGCGGCAATTGTATTAGTTCTTTCAGCATTACCCCAAAAGAGAAGACGAAAGCAAAAGAGAAAACGTTGGGGGGCCGACCTCCTAGATCATGTGCTAATGGAGGAACCAATTCCACCAGTATCAAAACTGATATGAAGGCACCTGTGGGTAAGCCAACAACTTCAAAGAAGGTACAGCGCGATCAGAAAGTATCTACAGTTTCTTCAGTCACCAACTCACGATACTTGTCTTTTCTACAGCAAAATACATTAGTCGAAGTGCCATCTGATAGTTGCTCTTCCTCGTCCTCAGAATCTGACAATGCGTAA
- the LOC112758716 gene encoding putative lysine-specific demethylase JMJ16 isoform X1 → MKSDYGSNTAKLKEMGELSAPPGFASLTSFILKKGKKVTENDKRATCLNETKHVPVDADGKNDVNDIGTYYQIFKNRPWILSDQSKSNDKPEESHTEFIPMDHSSNASRPKGITRGCPNCNNCLKVTARWHPEDATREALEEAPLFNPTEEEFNDTLKYIASIRSSAEPYGICRIVPPTRWKPPCSLEEKNLWEGSEFVAQIQRIDGIQVQHAEENVASSCEDTKAKRRRVTPVDLDSHLANASTCTINSQGVEDCVSEPCPKFSLETFKNFADEFKIQYFDYKGKNKNVGSDLNLATNQHKWEPSVENIEGEYGRIVQNPTEKIEVLHGNTLEAEGFSSGFPTAADSGEEHISPEYLKSGWNLNNINSLPGSLLSFESSGASHNFGHRIHVGMCFTLQKWKVEEHHLYLLSYLHLGEPKVWYSIPRRYAANYETIRKKYLSGLHARQPDIDDNLMMQLSCFILKAEGIPVYRCVQYPREFVLVFPGAYHSGFDCGFNCSESVNFAPLEWLLHGLNVVELYCEKRKKTLISYDKLLLGGAKEAVRARWEIDLCMNDMTDKLTCKDAYQRNGILAKALDARVKSESIKREYLCSSLKSQRMDESFDTCIKRECGICLCDLHLSAVHCLCSEDKFACLDHAKQLCPCSWSNKILLYRYEISELNVLCQALEGKLSAVYKWAKEYLGLRFQSVASNRSKQMKQNEAASGIVGNPRGNCISSFSITPKEKTKAKEKTLGGRPPRSCANGGTNSTSIKTDMKAPVGKPTTSKKVQRDQKVSTVSSVTNSRYLSFLQQNTLVEVPSDSCSSSSSESDNA, encoded by the exons ATGAAATCGGATTATGGAAGTAATACTGCCAAATTAAAGGAGATGGGAGAGCTTTCAGCTCCCCCTGGTTTTGCATCGCTTACATCTTTCATTTTGAAAAAGGGTAAAAAGGTTACAGAAAATGACAAACGTGCAACCTGTCTGAATGAAACTAAGCACGTGCCAGTTGATGCAGACGGTAAAAACGACGTGAATGATATTGGTACATATTACCAGATTTTTAAGAATCGACCCTGGATACTCTCTGACCAGAGCAAGAGCAACGACAAACCTGAGGAGTCTCACACTGAATTTATTCCTATG GATCACTCGTCAAATGCTAGTCGTCCAAAAGGGATCACTCGTGGATGTCCAAACTGCAATAATTGTTTGAAG GTAACAGCAAGGTGGCATCCTGAGGATGCAACGAGAGAAGCCCTTGAAGAAGCTCCTCTTTTCAACCCAACAGAAGAG GAATTCAATGACACCCTCAAATATATTGCAAGCATACGATCTAGCGCAGAGCCTTATGGAATTTGTCGTATTGTACCTCCTACTCGCTGGAAACCACCATGTTCTCTTGAGGAAAAGAACTTATGGGAAGGCTCTGAATTTGTTGCTCAAATTCAACGAATAGATGGAATCCAAGTTCAGCATGCAGAAGAAAATGTGGCTAGTTCTTGTGAAGATACAAAGGCTAAGAGAAGAAGGGTGACACCAGTAGATTTGGACTCTCATCTTGCGAATGCAAGCACTTGCACCATAAATAGTCAGGGTGTTGAAGATTGTGTCTCTGAACCCTGTCCTAAATTCAGTCTCGAGACGTTTAAGAATTTTGCTGATGAATTCAAAATCCAGTACTTTGATTACAAGGGCAAGAATAAGAATGTGGGttctgatttaaatttagctACAAATCAACATAAGTGGGAGCCATCTGTGGAGAATATTGAGGGTGAATATGGAAGGATTGTTCAAAATCCAACTGAAAAAATTGAG GTGCTTCATGGTAACACTTTGGAGGCTGAAGGTTTTAGCAGTGGATTTCCTACAGCTGCTGATTCTGGGGAGGAACACATTTCCCCTGAATATTTGAAATCTGGATGGAACTTAAACAACATAAATTCATTGCCtggttctcttctttcttttgaaAGTTCTGGTGCTTCACATAATTTTGGTCATCGAATTCATGTTGGAATGTGCTTCACTCTGCAAAAATGG AAAGTTGAAGAGCACCACTTATACTTATTATCATACCTGCATTTGGGTGAGCCTAAAGTGTGGTATAGCATCCCACGAAGATATGCTGCCAACTATGAAACAATTAGGAAGAAGTATTTATCAGGTCTGCATGCAAGACAGCCTGATATTGATGATAATCTG ATGATGCAGTTATCCTGCTTCATATTGAAGGCAGAGGGCATACCTGTATATCGCTGTGTTCAATATCCTCGTGAGTTTGTTCTTGTCTTCCCAGGAGCATATCATTCTGGATTTGATTGTGGTTTCAATTGTTCTGAATCAGTAAACTTTGCTCCTCTCGAGTGGCTTCTTCATGGACTGAATGTGGTAGAGCTATATTGTGAGAAGAGGAAAAAGACATTAATTTCGTATGATAAACTTTTGCTGGGAGGAGCAAAGGAAGCTGTAAGGGCACGATGGGAAATCGATCTGTGTATGAACGACATGACAGATAAATTAACATGTAAAGATGCGTATCAAAGAAACGGGATCTTAGCAAAAGCTCTGGAT GCTCGTGTTAAGAGCGAAAGTATCAAGAGAGAATACCTATGCAGTTCTTTGAAATCACAAAGAATGGATGAAAGTTTTGACACTTGTATCAAAAGGGAATGCGGCATATGTCTGTGTGATTTACACTTGTCTGCTGTACATTGTTTGTGTTCAGAAGACAAGTTTGCGTGCCTGGATCATGCGAAACAGCTTTGTCCATGCAGTTGGAGCAACAAAATCCTCCTCTACCGTTATGAAATTAGCGAGTTGAATGTTCTTTGTCAAGCTTTGGAAGGAAAGTTAAGTGCAGTCTATAAATGGGCCAAAGAGTATCTTGGATTAAGATTTCAGTCTGTTGCCTCCAATAGATCAAAACAAATGAAACAAAACGAAGCGGCATCAGGAATCGTGGGGAATCCTCGCGGCAATTGTATTAGTTCTTTCAGCATTACCCCAAAAGAGAAGACGAAAGCAAAAGAGAAAACGTTGGGGGGCCGACCTCCTAGATCATGTGCTAATGGAGGAACCAATTCCACCAGTATCAAAACTGATATGAAGGCACCTGTGGGTAAGCCAACAACTTCAAAGAAGGTACAGCGCGATCAGAAAGTATCTACAGTTTCTTCAGTCACCAACTCACGATACTTGTCTTTTCTACAGCAAAATACATTAGTCGAAGTGCCATCTGATAGTTGCTCTTCCTCGTCCTCAGAATCTGACAATGCGTAA